The following coding sequences are from one Lolium rigidum isolate FL_2022 chromosome 6, APGP_CSIRO_Lrig_0.1, whole genome shotgun sequence window:
- the LOC124663300 gene encoding mitogen-activated protein kinase kinase kinase 17-like: protein MAITVSGQWTRLRTLGCGASGAVVSLAADGASGELFAVKSAAAADAAPLSREQGILSGLCSPNVVRCLGGAHRDDGSYHLFLELAPGGSLADEVARNGGRLGEQAIRAYTADVLRGLAYIHGQSLVHGDIKSRNIVIGADGRAKLADFGCARMVDSDRPTGGTPAFMAPEVARGEEQGPAADVWALGCSVVEMATGRAPWSDIDNVLAAVHRIGYTDAVPEVPAWLSPEAKNFLAICFARDARDRCTAAELLEHPFLALQGESKKARWVSPKSILDAAFWELESDEEGNEDEDEISGNAAERIKALACSASALPDWDSGEGWIDVLGGEQSHEPRDSPATKEPADVASRAPSKVFGCAAMPAEGVAVVSGLSSDEQLDAEEGPPFGGDILPDDRSTDRQNKVCSNPDRDVLSFEIPCNRINGIEKFRFPRTFMSHFLINPLQFLLCAGPVLINVISLNFHACLGEKQHVCFALPFNHKEFMLKFTTVKASVTQSLKHAN from the coding sequence CGCCTCTGGGGAGCTGTTCGCGGTCAAGTCcgccgcggcggcggacgcggcgccgCTGAGCCGGGAGCAGGGGATTCTGTCCGGGCTCTGCTCGCCCAACGTCGTGCGCTGCCTCGGCGGCGCCCACCGCGACGACGGCTCGTACCACCTCTTCCTCGAGCTCGCCCCCGGCGGCTCGCTCGCCGACGAGGTCGCGAGGAACGGAGGCCGCCTCGGGGAGCAAGCAATACGGGCGTACACCGCAGACGTGCTCCGCGGGCTGGCGTACATCCACGGCCAATCTCTCGTGCACGGGGACATTAAGTCAAGAAACATTGTGATCGGCGCCGACGGgcgcgccaagctcgccgacttCGGGTGCGCGAGGATGGTCGACTCTGATCGGCCTACCGGGGGCACGCCAGCGTTCATGGCGCCGGAGGTGGCCCGCGGGGAGGAGCAGGGGCCAGCCGCCGACGTTTGGGCCCTCGGCTGCTCGGTCGTTGAGATGGCCACCGGCCGCGCCCCGTGGAGCGACATCGACaacgtcctcgccgccgtccaCCGGATCGGATACACGGACGCCGTACCCGAGGTGCCGGCGTGGCTCTCGCCTGAGGCGAAGAATTTCCTTGCCATCTGCTTCGCGAGAGACGCCCGCGATCGGTGCACGGCGGCGGAGCTCCTGGAGCATCCGTTCCTCGCATTACAAGGAGAGTCCAAAAAGGCTAGGTGGGTGTCTCCCAAGAGCATACTGGACGCTGCATTCTGGGAATTGGAGTCCGACGAGGAAGGCAATGAGGATGAGGACGAGATTTCGGGGAACGCGGCCGAGAGGATCAAGGCCTTGGCGTGCTCCGCCTCGGCCCTGCCGGACTGGGACTCCGGCGAAGGCTGGATCGACGTGCTCGGCGGCGAGCAGTCCCATGAGCCTCGCGATTCGCCAGCGACCAAGGAGCCGGCTGATGTGGCGAGCAGAGCGCCAAGCAAAGTATTCGGGTGCGCGGCGATGCCAGCTGAAGGCGTAGCTGTCGTCAGTGGCCTTTCAAGTGACGAACAACTGGACGCAGAGGAAGGGCCGCCTTTCGGTGGAGATATCCTACCCGACGATCGTTCCACTGATCGTCAGAACAAAGTCTGTTCGAACCCAGACAGGGATGTGCTATCATTTGAGATACCCTGTAATCGAATCAACGGAATAGAAAAGTTTCGTTTTCCACGTACTTTCATGTCCCATTTTCTGATAAATCCTCTTCAGTTTCTACTTTGTGCTGGACCTGTTCTGATAAATGTGATCTCACTGAATTTCCATGCGTGTTTGGGGGAAAAGCAGCACGTGTGCTTTGCGCTTCCTTTCAATCACAAAGAATTCATGTTAAAATTTACTACGGTAAAAGCATCTGTAACACAGTCACTTAAACACGCGAACTAA